A stretch of the Paracoccus albus genome encodes the following:
- a CDS encoding DUF3768 domain-containing protein, giving the protein MTTTLDLDPVQEAVLIAAQNDAFRHSILANLPVADAPQGQFVMTRGVAALGIDAQLELTRRVAAFDGFNADSDPQGWHEMGVIDLDGTTVWFKVDLYDVDYQYGSPEPSDPLQTRRVLTLLLPSEY; this is encoded by the coding sequence ATGACCACCACGCTCGACCTCGATCCCGTTCAGGAAGCCGTACTGATCGCCGCGCAGAACGATGCATTTCGCCACTCCATCCTAGCCAATCTTCCCGTTGCCGATGCCCCGCAGGGCCAGTTCGTGATGACACGCGGCGTCGCGGCGCTTGGTATCGATGCGCAACTGGAACTGACCCGCCGTGTCGCCGCCTTCGACGGGTTCAATGCCGACAGTGATCCGCAGGGTTGGCACGAGATGGGCGTCATCGACCTCGATGGTACAACCGTCTGGTTCAAGGTCGATTTGTACGACGTCGACTACCAATATGGCTCGCCCGAGCCTTCTGACCCTTTGCAAACGCGCCGGGTCCTGACCCTGCTTCTGCCGTCGGAATACTGA
- a CDS encoding DUF6878 family protein gives MTQATDFYSQMLESQRRAAEQRAETRAALLTELRALGVTGLKVQYEGYGDSGNVEDVVVTPDTVTLKEELRRRVEDFGWDFAYALSPGFENNEGGYGELSWSLEADKIDVSHSNRFIASETTEHEGL, from the coding sequence ATGACACAAGCGACTGATTTCTATTCGCAGATGCTCGAATCCCAGAGACGCGCTGCCGAACAGCGGGCCGAAACCCGCGCGGCCCTTCTCACAGAGCTGCGCGCCCTAGGCGTGACCGGCCTAAAGGTGCAATACGAAGGCTACGGCGATTCCGGCAATGTCGAGGATGTCGTTGTGACCCCTGACACGGTCACCCTGAAAGAAGAGCTGCGGCGCCGCGTCGAAGACTTCGGCTGGGACTTCGCCTATGCGCTGAGCCCCGGTTTCGAGAACAACGAAGGTGGCTATGGCGAACTGTCCTGGTCACTCGAGGCGGACAAGATCGATGTCAGCCACTCGAACCGCTTTATCGCGTCTGAGACCACCGAACACGAGGGGCTCTGA